The following are encoded in a window of Scophthalmus maximus strain ysfricsl-2021 chromosome 2, ASM2237912v1, whole genome shotgun sequence genomic DNA:
- the LOC118300670 gene encoding G protein-coupled receptor kinase 6 isoform X2 produces MEIESMVANSALVRAREGGGSKGRSWKWKEMLRFPHISQCTDLAMNIERDYYSLCMKQPIGKKLFQLFCRSRPDLQNYMSFLDALDTFEEKSDIERREFGISIIQRFLMSQSGQCVPTGPRHEQSCSQSLELDPCGDVFRDCREELHQHLSGEPFVQYQESMFFDRFLQWKTLERKPISKQRFRQYRLLGKGGFGEVWACQVRATGMMYACKKLEKTHVKKRQGEAMALNEKQLLEGLDSRFVVSLAYAYETKHSLCMVLTMMSGGDLRFHISNIGAPGLERDRVCFYAAEVCCGLIHLHQTSILYRDLKPENILLDDNGHIRISDLGLAVRLSEGSLVRGRVGTLGYMAPEVIGHEHYGMSADWWGLGCLIYEMTAGQPPFRARGDHPSASEMERKIQTQREEYSDKFSKEAKDLCTSLLTKDPKQRLGCRGSQWGEVQSHPFFQKINFRMLEAGLVNPPFKPDPRHVYCSDVQDIEEFSSVKGVTLNQTDNSFYSKFNTGSVPITWQNEMIETGCFRELNIFGPAGTRSPDLDWSQNPGSPKRSLMDRIFHRHTSDPATEDGKQKLLPSETYMKSGLLRTTL; encoded by the exons ATGGAGATTGAAAGCATGGTGGCAAACAGCGCTCTTGTCCGAGCCCGGGAAG gTGGAGGGAGTAAAGGCAGAAGCTGGAAGTGGAAGGAGATGCTTCGTTTCCCTCACATCAGTCAGTGTACGGACCTCGCCATGAACATTG AGCGAGACTACTACAGTCTGTGTATGAAGCAGCCCATCGGCAAGAAACTGTTTCAGCTCTTCTGTCGAAGTCGTCCTGATCTGCAGAACTACATGTCTTTCCTGGATGCTCTG gACACGTTCGAGGAGAAGTCAGACatagagaggagagagtttGGCATCAGCATCATTCAGAGATTCCTCATGAGTCAG TCGGGTCAGTGTGTCCCCACGGGGCCGAGGCACGAGCAGAGCTGCTCCCAGAGTCTGGAGCTGGACCCCTGTGGAGACGTGTTCCGCGACTGCAGGGA AGAGCTACACCAGCACCTCAGCGGGGAGCCCTTCGTGCAGTACCAGGAGAGCATGTTCTTCGACCGCTTTCTACAGTGGAAGACGTTggagag GAAGCCGATCAGCAAGCAGAGGTTCCGACAGTACCGGCTCCTGGGGAAGGGAGGGTTCGGAGAG GTGTGGGCCTGTCAGGTGCGGGCCACGGGAATGATGTACGCCTGCAAGAAGCTGGAGAAAACCCACGTGAAGAAGCGGCAGGGAGAGGCCATGGCCCTCAACGAGAAACAGTTACTGGAAGGGTTGGACAGTCGATTCGTG GTGAGCCTGGCGTACGCGTACGAGACCAAGCACTCCCTCTGTATGGTGCTGACCATGATGAGCGGCGGGGACTTGAGGTTTCACATCTCTAACATCGGCGCGCCCGgcctggagagagacagagtgtgctTCTACGCTGCAGAGGTCTGCTGCGGTTTAATTCACCTTCACCAGACGTCAATATTATATAG GGATctgaaaccagaaaacattctgCTGGATGACAACG GACACATCCGCATCTCCGACCTGGGCCTGGCCGTGAGGCTGTCGGAGGGGAGTCTGGTGCGCGGCAGGGTGGGCACGCTGGGCTACATGG CTCCTGAGGTGATCGGCCACGAGCACTACGGGATGAGCGCAGACTGGTGGGGCCTCGGCTGTCTGATCTACGAGATGACCGCAGGGCAGCCGCCGTTCAGGGCCCGGGGAGATCATCCCAGCGCCTCGGAGATGGAGCGGAAGATCCAGACGCAGCGGGAGGAATACAGTGACAAATTCAGCAAGGAGGCAAAGGACCTCTGCACGTCG CTGCTGACCAAGGACCCGAAGCAGAGGCTGGGCTGCCGCGGCTCACAGTGGGGAGAAGTCCAGTCACATCCCTTCTTCCAGAAAATCAACTTCAGGATGCTGGAGGCGGGCCTCGTCAATCCTCCGTTTAAACCTGAC CCCAGACACGTGTACTGCAGCGATGTGCAGGACATCGAGGAGTTTTCTTCGGTGAAGGGCGTCACTCTGAACCAGACGGACAACAGCTTCTACTCCAAGTTCAACACGGGCAGCGTTCCTATAACCTGGCAAAATGAG ATGATAGAGACGGGATGTTTCAGGGAGCTGAACATCTTTGGCCCCGCTGGGACCCGGTCCCCGGACCTGGACTGGTCGCAGAACCCCGGGAGCCCGAAGCGCAGCCTGATGGACCGAATCTTCCACAGACAC ACCTCGGACCCGGCAACGGAAGATGGCAAACAGAAACTGTTGCCCAGCGAAACCTACATGAAGTCCGGACTGCTGCGCACCACGCTCTGA
- the LOC118300670 gene encoding G protein-coupled receptor kinase 5 isoform X1 — protein sequence MEIESMVANSALVRAREGGGSKGRSWKWKEMLRFPHISQCTDLAMNIERDYYSLCMKQPIGKKLFQLFCRSRPDLQNYMSFLDALDTFEEKSDIERREFGISIIQRFLMSQSGQCVPTGPRHEQSCSQSLELDPCGDVFRDCREELHQHLSGEPFVQYQESMFFDRFLQWKTLERKPISKQRFRQYRLLGKGGFGEVWACQVRATGMMYACKKLEKTHVKKRQGEAMALNEKQLLEGLDSRFVVSLAYAYETKHSLCMVLTMMSGGDLRFHISNIGAPGLERDRVCFYAAEVCCGLIHLHQTSILYRDLKPENILLDDNGHIRISDLGLAVRLSEGSLVRGRVGTLGYMAPEVIGHEHYGMSADWWGLGCLIYEMTAGQPPFRARGDHPSASEMERKIQTQREEYSDKFSKEAKDLCTSLLTKDPKQRLGCRGSQWGEVQSHPFFQKINFRMLEAGLVNPPFKPDPRHVYCSDVQDIEEFSSVKGVTLNQTDNSFYSKFNTGSVPITWQNEMIETGCFRELNIFGPAGTRSPDLDWSQNPGSPKRSLMDRIFHRHQTSDPATEDGKQKLLPSETYMKSGLLRTTL from the exons ATGGAGATTGAAAGCATGGTGGCAAACAGCGCTCTTGTCCGAGCCCGGGAAG gTGGAGGGAGTAAAGGCAGAAGCTGGAAGTGGAAGGAGATGCTTCGTTTCCCTCACATCAGTCAGTGTACGGACCTCGCCATGAACATTG AGCGAGACTACTACAGTCTGTGTATGAAGCAGCCCATCGGCAAGAAACTGTTTCAGCTCTTCTGTCGAAGTCGTCCTGATCTGCAGAACTACATGTCTTTCCTGGATGCTCTG gACACGTTCGAGGAGAAGTCAGACatagagaggagagagtttGGCATCAGCATCATTCAGAGATTCCTCATGAGTCAG TCGGGTCAGTGTGTCCCCACGGGGCCGAGGCACGAGCAGAGCTGCTCCCAGAGTCTGGAGCTGGACCCCTGTGGAGACGTGTTCCGCGACTGCAGGGA AGAGCTACACCAGCACCTCAGCGGGGAGCCCTTCGTGCAGTACCAGGAGAGCATGTTCTTCGACCGCTTTCTACAGTGGAAGACGTTggagag GAAGCCGATCAGCAAGCAGAGGTTCCGACAGTACCGGCTCCTGGGGAAGGGAGGGTTCGGAGAG GTGTGGGCCTGTCAGGTGCGGGCCACGGGAATGATGTACGCCTGCAAGAAGCTGGAGAAAACCCACGTGAAGAAGCGGCAGGGAGAGGCCATGGCCCTCAACGAGAAACAGTTACTGGAAGGGTTGGACAGTCGATTCGTG GTGAGCCTGGCGTACGCGTACGAGACCAAGCACTCCCTCTGTATGGTGCTGACCATGATGAGCGGCGGGGACTTGAGGTTTCACATCTCTAACATCGGCGCGCCCGgcctggagagagacagagtgtgctTCTACGCTGCAGAGGTCTGCTGCGGTTTAATTCACCTTCACCAGACGTCAATATTATATAG GGATctgaaaccagaaaacattctgCTGGATGACAACG GACACATCCGCATCTCCGACCTGGGCCTGGCCGTGAGGCTGTCGGAGGGGAGTCTGGTGCGCGGCAGGGTGGGCACGCTGGGCTACATGG CTCCTGAGGTGATCGGCCACGAGCACTACGGGATGAGCGCAGACTGGTGGGGCCTCGGCTGTCTGATCTACGAGATGACCGCAGGGCAGCCGCCGTTCAGGGCCCGGGGAGATCATCCCAGCGCCTCGGAGATGGAGCGGAAGATCCAGACGCAGCGGGAGGAATACAGTGACAAATTCAGCAAGGAGGCAAAGGACCTCTGCACGTCG CTGCTGACCAAGGACCCGAAGCAGAGGCTGGGCTGCCGCGGCTCACAGTGGGGAGAAGTCCAGTCACATCCCTTCTTCCAGAAAATCAACTTCAGGATGCTGGAGGCGGGCCTCGTCAATCCTCCGTTTAAACCTGAC CCCAGACACGTGTACTGCAGCGATGTGCAGGACATCGAGGAGTTTTCTTCGGTGAAGGGCGTCACTCTGAACCAGACGGACAACAGCTTCTACTCCAAGTTCAACACGGGCAGCGTTCCTATAACCTGGCAAAATGAG ATGATAGAGACGGGATGTTTCAGGGAGCTGAACATCTTTGGCCCCGCTGGGACCCGGTCCCCGGACCTGGACTGGTCGCAGAACCCCGGGAGCCCGAAGCGCAGCCTGATGGACCGAATCTTCCACAGACAC CAGACCTCGGACCCGGCAACGGAAGATGGCAAACAGAAACTGTTGCCCAGCGAAACCTACATGAAGTCCGGACTGCTGCGCACCACGCTCTGA